A single Streptomyces sp. Edi2 DNA region contains:
- a CDS encoding methyltransferase domain-containing protein, which translates to MSSPSRLVEILHNKGELPPEWATTVAAVDRAHFVPDTFEVADRTVSRAADEAEWRRMVYADLPLITQHNDGRRAAGEVAFPTCSTSMPSLMLAMAAIVRDGDSVLEVGTGTGYHAAWLAHRLGGDRTTTIETDKALHDIARDNLARAGLHPHMECGDGLAGVPARAPFDRIIATCTVRDIPYAWVEQTAPGGTILTPWGSSFHSYSFATLTVRDGRATGGFSGRPAFMWARQQRRSYGRIRDWYHGEEGEHSMTTLDPRVLEDDPHARFAVGLRVRDAWPLLCHADDGSDEATYWLFDDARTSWATAEYVPGRAVYDTEQHGPRRLWDEVEHAYHAWRTQGSPPRDRYRITVTAAGQRVSL; encoded by the coding sequence ATGTCCTCGCCGAGCCGGCTGGTGGAAATCCTGCACAACAAGGGCGAGTTGCCCCCGGAGTGGGCAACGACGGTCGCCGCCGTCGACCGCGCGCACTTCGTCCCTGACACCTTCGAGGTGGCCGACCGCACGGTCTCCCGCGCCGCGGACGAGGCGGAGTGGCGTCGGATGGTCTACGCCGACCTGCCCCTGATCACCCAGCACAACGACGGCCGGCGCGCGGCGGGCGAGGTGGCCTTTCCCACCTGCTCGACGTCCATGCCCTCCCTCATGCTGGCGATGGCCGCGATCGTCCGGGACGGCGACTCCGTACTGGAGGTCGGCACCGGCACCGGCTACCACGCCGCCTGGCTCGCCCACCGGCTCGGCGGGGACCGTACGACCACGATCGAGACCGACAAGGCCCTGCACGACATCGCCCGGGACAACCTCGCCCGGGCGGGCCTGCACCCCCACATGGAGTGCGGCGACGGCCTGGCGGGCGTCCCCGCTCGGGCCCCCTTCGACCGGATCATCGCGACCTGCACGGTCCGCGACATCCCCTACGCCTGGGTGGAACAGACCGCCCCGGGCGGCACGATCCTCACCCCGTGGGGCTCGTCGTTCCACTCCTACTCGTTCGCCACCCTGACGGTCCGCGACGGACGGGCCACCGGCGGCTTCTCCGGCCGCCCGGCCTTCATGTGGGCCCGCCAGCAGCGCCGCTCCTACGGCCGCATCAGGGACTGGTACCACGGCGAGGAGGGCGAGCACTCCATGACCACGCTCGACCCCCGGGTACTGGAGGACGATCCGCACGCCCGCTTCGCCGTCGGACTGCGGGTGCGGGACGCCTGGCCGCTGCTGTGCCACGCCGACGACGGCAGCGACGAGGCCACGTACTGGCTCTTCGACGACGCCCGCACATCATGGGCCACCGCCGAATACGTCCCCGGCCGTGCGGTATACGACACGGAACAGCACGGCCCACGCCGCCTGTGGGACGAGGTCGAGCACGCCTACCACGCCTGGCGGACCCAGGGCAGCCCGCCCCGCGACCGCTACCGCATCACCGTCACCGCCGCCGGGCAGCGCGTTTCCCTGTGA
- a CDS encoding helix-turn-helix transcriptional regulator — protein MKFTSKELTPYLSARHFFGSEQRRHRERAKLSLVQLANIVNFGKSTLARVEAAELMPPPELPAALDAAFGTEEYFHGLYQLAKREAHPDQYRRFMDFEARAEVIEVYEPQAVPGLLQTKEYARDSLGCQEDLTKEQVEERVNARMSRQERLRSAARPYRWVIIDEAVLRRHAGGRECMHKQLARLLEQVDTPDSKVQVMPFSAGPYPLMGGALNLLTLPNGSTMAYEEGIETAHLHEGSEAVKKWRRRYEVLRANALSLTESADLIRKAMEDYKPCDTHPS, from the coding sequence ATGAAGTTCACGTCGAAGGAACTGACCCCGTACCTGTCCGCACGCCACTTCTTCGGCTCCGAACAGCGCCGCCACCGCGAGCGCGCAAAACTGTCGCTGGTGCAGTTGGCGAACATCGTCAACTTCGGCAAGAGCACGCTGGCGCGCGTCGAAGCGGCAGAGCTGATGCCACCGCCGGAACTCCCCGCCGCGCTCGACGCGGCATTCGGCACGGAGGAGTACTTCCACGGCCTGTACCAGCTGGCGAAGAGGGAGGCACATCCGGATCAGTACCGGCGGTTCATGGACTTCGAGGCACGCGCCGAGGTGATCGAGGTCTATGAACCGCAGGCCGTGCCTGGATTGCTGCAGACCAAGGAGTACGCTCGCGACTCTCTGGGCTGCCAGGAAGACTTGACCAAGGAACAGGTCGAAGAGCGCGTCAACGCCCGGATGTCCCGTCAGGAGCGTCTGCGATCGGCCGCCCGGCCATACCGATGGGTGATCATCGACGAGGCTGTGCTCCGGCGGCACGCGGGCGGCAGGGAGTGCATGCACAAACAACTGGCTCGGCTGCTCGAACAGGTGGATACTCCCGACAGTAAGGTGCAGGTCATGCCGTTCAGCGCGGGTCCGTACCCGCTGATGGGCGGCGCCCTGAATCTGCTGACGCTTCCCAACGGCTCCACCATGGCCTACGAAGAGGGCATCGAGACCGCGCACCTCCACGAGGGTTCGGAAGCTGTGAAGAAGTGGCGGCGTCGGTACGAGGTGCTGCGTGCGAATGCCCTCTCACTGACGGAGTCAGCGGACCTGATCCGAAAGGCAATGGAGGACTACAAGCCATGCGACACACATCCGAGTTGA
- a CDS encoding DUF397 domain-containing protein yields MRHAPVDLSTARWRKSSYSNSNGGECIEIAEDFAGLVPVRDSKNPHGPALLIPHAAWTTFVESLKDQG; encoded by the coding sequence ATGCGACACGCCCCGGTTGACCTGAGCACCGCCCGCTGGCGCAAGAGCAGTTACAGCAACTCCAACGGTGGCGAATGCATCGAGATCGCCGAGGACTTCGCCGGCCTCGTCCCCGTACGCGACAGCAAGAACCCCCACGGCCCCGCACTCCTCATCCCCCACGCGGCCTGGACCACATTCGTGGAATCCCTCAAGGACCAGGGCTAG
- a CDS encoding DUF397 domain-containing protein: protein MRHTSELSAARWRKSSYSNTNGGSCVEVADDFPGLVPVRDSKNPHGPALLIPHAAWSTFVESLKDQS, encoded by the coding sequence ATGCGACACACATCCGAGTTGAGCGCGGCTCGCTGGCGCAAGAGCAGCTACAGCAACACCAATGGCGGAAGCTGCGTCGAGGTCGCCGACGACTTCCCCGGCCTCGTGCCCGTACGGGACAGCAAGAACCCCCACGGCCCCGCGCTCCTCATCCCCCACGCGGCCTGGAGCACCTTCGTGGAATCCCTCAAGGACCAGAGCTAA
- the nadA gene encoding quinolinate synthase NadA, with amino-acid sequence MRVVTTAQPLDVQPTPLALLLLGREADPKSERGVECPGDLPAPSDPDLVERARAAKAKLGEKVFVLGHHYQRDEVIEFADVTGDSFKLARDAAARPDAEYIVFCGVHFMAESADILTGDDQQVILPDLAAGCSMADMATAEQVAECWDVLTEAGVAEQVVPVSYMNSSADIKAFTGKHGGTICTSSNAKRALDWAFEQGEPGATKVLFLPDQHLGRNTAVRDMGLSLDDCVVYNPHKPNGGLTAEELRAAKMILWRGHCSVHGRFSLESVNDVRARIPGVNVLVHPECKHEVVAAADYVGSTEYIIKALEAAPRGSKWAIGTELNLVRRLANRFAAEDKEIVFLDKTVCFCSTMNRIDLPHLVWTLESLAAGKVVNRIRVDEETESFAKLALERMLALP; translated from the coding sequence GTGCGTGTTGTGACCACCGCCCAGCCCCTGGACGTCCAGCCGACCCCGCTGGCCCTGCTCCTCCTCGGCCGCGAGGCCGACCCGAAGAGCGAGCGCGGCGTGGAGTGCCCCGGCGATCTGCCGGCCCCGTCGGACCCCGACCTCGTCGAGCGCGCCCGAGCGGCCAAGGCGAAGCTCGGGGAGAAGGTCTTCGTCCTCGGGCACCACTACCAGCGCGACGAGGTCATCGAGTTCGCCGATGTGACCGGCGACTCCTTCAAGCTCGCGCGGGACGCCGCCGCCCGGCCGGACGCCGAGTACATCGTCTTCTGCGGTGTGCACTTCATGGCGGAGTCCGCGGACATCCTCACCGGCGACGACCAGCAGGTCATCCTGCCCGACCTCGCCGCCGGCTGCTCGATGGCCGACATGGCCACCGCCGAGCAGGTCGCCGAGTGCTGGGACGTGCTCACCGAGGCCGGTGTCGCCGAGCAGGTCGTTCCCGTCTCCTACATGAACTCCTCGGCCGACATCAAGGCCTTCACCGGCAAGCACGGTGGCACGATCTGTACGTCCTCCAACGCCAAGCGGGCGCTGGACTGGGCGTTCGAGCAGGGCGAGCCCGGTGCGACCAAGGTGCTGTTCCTGCCCGACCAGCACCTCGGCCGCAACACCGCCGTCCGCGACATGGGCCTGTCCCTGGACGACTGCGTGGTCTACAACCCGCACAAGCCGAACGGCGGCCTGACCGCCGAGGAGCTGCGGGCCGCGAAGATGATCCTGTGGCGCGGCCACTGCTCGGTGCACGGCCGCTTCTCGCTGGAGTCCGTGAACGACGTCCGCGCGCGCATCCCGGGCGTCAACGTCCTCGTCCACCCCGAGTGCAAGCACGAGGTCGTGGCGGCGGCGGATTACGTCGGCTCGACGGAGTACATCATCAAGGCGCTGGAGGCCGCCCCGCGCGGCTCGAAGTGGGCGATCGGCACCGAGCTGAACCTGGTCCGCCGGCTGGCCAACCGCTTCGCCGCGGAGGACAAGGAGATCGTCTTCCTCGACAAGACGGTCTGCTTCTGCTCGACGATGAACCGCATCGACCTCCCGCACCTGGTGTGGACACTGGAGTCGCTGGCCGCCGGGAAGGTCGTCAACCGCATCCGGGTCGACGAGGAGACGGAGAGCTTTGCGAAGCTGGCGCTGGAGCGGATGCTGGCGTTGCCGTAG